One genomic region from Candidatus Eisenbacteria bacterium encodes:
- a CDS encoding T9SS type A sorting domain-containing protein translates to MFGGPTDVAPDGVGGFYLAWTDMRGYPGPPAPENRYKNIYAQHWLADGTRDPRWPASGFPVCVDFDIPQFSAYAATDDEGGLLVSWTDLRGAFTGSGQDVYAQKIRSDGTVAPGWPVNGRPVAQSPNTETEGQVVKDGAGGMYVAYRLNFIHAATQHLLADGSVDPAWAPNGVPLPGPNSEDFVLCWDGFRGAVVAVRGGFDGQHHVFAYHLGPDYPTAATVSLASSSATHERVSLVWQGVEIERAWLERRGESEAWVEVVELIADGSGRLTYEDRAIEPGARYAYRLRFDGASGIAYASETWIEVPEVFRLALAGLRPNPSPPGDLVIAFTLAREGAGTLEVVDVTGRRIARRSLEGLAAGPHTLRLDEARSVAAGVYWLRLTHSGQVLTTRGVVLR, encoded by the coding sequence CTATCTCGCGTGGACCGACATGCGCGGCTACCCCGGCCCGCCGGCACCGGAGAATCGCTACAAGAACATCTATGCGCAGCACTGGCTGGCCGACGGCACACGCGATCCACGCTGGCCAGCGTCGGGGTTCCCGGTGTGCGTCGACTTCGACATTCCGCAGTTCAGCGCCTACGCCGCGACCGATGATGAAGGCGGGCTGCTGGTGTCATGGACCGACCTGCGTGGTGCGTTCACGGGTAGCGGGCAGGACGTCTACGCGCAGAAGATCCGTAGCGACGGAACGGTGGCTCCCGGGTGGCCGGTCAATGGCCGACCGGTGGCCCAGTCTCCGAATACCGAGACGGAAGGCCAGGTGGTGAAAGACGGCGCCGGGGGCATGTACGTGGCGTACCGACTCAACTTCATCCACGCGGCGACCCAGCACCTCCTCGCGGATGGCTCGGTGGATCCGGCATGGGCACCGAATGGCGTTCCTCTGCCGGGGCCAAACAGCGAAGACTTCGTGCTGTGCTGGGACGGGTTCCGAGGTGCGGTGGTGGCGGTGAGAGGTGGCTTCGACGGACAGCATCACGTGTTTGCGTACCACCTGGGCCCCGACTATCCGACCGCGGCGACGGTGTCGCTGGCGAGTTCGAGTGCCACGCACGAGCGGGTGAGTCTGGTGTGGCAAGGGGTGGAGATCGAGCGCGCGTGGCTCGAGCGCCGCGGCGAGAGCGAGGCGTGGGTCGAAGTGGTCGAACTCATCGCCGACGGCAGCGGACGACTCACGTATGAGGATCGTGCGATCGAGCCTGGCGCGCGTTACGCGTATCGGCTGAGATTCGACGGCGCGAGCGGGATCGCGTACGCGAGTGAGACGTGGATCGAGGTGCCCGAAGTGTTCCGACTGGCACTTGCAGGACTGCGTCCCAATCCCTCGCCGCCCGGCGATCTCGTCATCGCATTCACACTGGCGCGCGAGGGTGCAGGGACCCTCGAAGTCGTGGACGTGACGGGTCGCCGCATTGCGCGGCGCTCGCTCGAGGGCCTCGCCGCTGGACCGCACACGTTGCGGCTCGATGAAGCGCGCTCGGTAGCTGCGGGAGTCTACTGGTTGAGACTCACCCACTCGGGCCAGGTGCTCACGACGCGCGGAGTGGTGCTGAGGTAG